In Wolinella succinogenes DSM 1740, a single genomic region encodes these proteins:
- a CDS encoding M16 family metallopeptidase, which yields MGNSLPAYHEQTLQNGLKVVAIPLHNGTGVITTDIFYKVGSRNETMGKSGIAHMLEHLNFKSTKNLKAGEFDEIVKRFGGMTNASTGFDYTHYYIKSSELNLEKSLELFGELMEHLSLQDEEFQPERNVVAEERLWRTDNNPMGYLYFRLFNSAYVYHPYHWTPIGFMEDIKNWSIEDIHAFHKTYYQPQNAIIIVAGDIEPERVFQAAKERFERIENCCEIPKVHTLEPKQDGARRVIVKKESEVEMLALAYKIPPFTHEDQVALSAISEILSSGKSSRLQRNLIDKKRLANQVYAYSMDLVDEGVFLFMGIANEGVSGEALEKELLKQIEKIKEGKIKESEIEKIKINVKADFIFQLESSSSVASLFGSYLARGDLSPLLEFEEKFSTLTKEKIIEVANRYFQPDNSTTLILKK from the coding sequence ATGGGAAATTCACTCCCCGCCTATCATGAGCAGACCCTTCAAAATGGTCTAAAAGTTGTCGCCATTCCCCTTCATAACGGCACGGGAGTCATCACGACAGATATCTTCTACAAAGTGGGAAGCCGCAACGAAACAATGGGCAAGAGTGGAATCGCCCATATGCTGGAACACCTCAACTTCAAATCGACTAAGAATCTCAAGGCAGGTGAGTTTGATGAGATTGTCAAGCGCTTTGGCGGCATGACCAACGCCTCCACGGGATTTGACTACACCCACTACTACATCAAATCAAGCGAACTCAACCTAGAGAAATCTTTGGAGCTTTTTGGAGAGTTGATGGAGCACCTCTCACTCCAAGATGAGGAGTTCCAGCCTGAACGCAATGTGGTCGCCGAGGAGCGCCTCTGGAGAACCGACAACAACCCAATGGGCTATCTCTACTTCCGCCTTTTTAACAGTGCCTATGTCTACCACCCCTACCACTGGACGCCCATTGGCTTCATGGAGGACATTAAAAACTGGAGCATCGAAGACATTCACGCCTTTCACAAGACCTACTACCAGCCCCAAAACGCTATCATCATCGTAGCAGGTGACATTGAGCCTGAGCGCGTTTTTCAGGCAGCCAAGGAGCGTTTTGAGAGGATAGAGAATTGTTGCGAGATTCCCAAAGTGCACACTCTAGAGCCCAAACAAGACGGGGCAAGACGCGTCATTGTCAAAAAAGAGAGCGAAGTGGAGATGCTGGCCCTCGCCTACAAGATTCCTCCTTTCACCCACGAAGATCAGGTGGCACTAAGCGCCATCAGCGAGATTCTAAGCAGTGGCAAGAGCAGTCGATTGCAACGAAACCTCATCGACAAAAAACGCCTCGCCAATCAGGTCTATGCCTACAGTATGGACTTGGTGGATGAGGGGGTCTTTCTCTTCATGGGAATCGCCAATGAAGGAGTGAGCGGCGAAGCGCTAGAGAAGGAGCTCCTCAAGCAGATTGAGAAGATCAAAGAGGGCAAAATCAAAGAGAGTGAAATTGAGAAGATCAAAATCAATGTCAAAGCCGATTTTATCTTCCAGCTTGAGAGCAGTAGCAGCGTTGCAAGCCTCTTTGGAAGCTATCTCGCTAGAGGCGATCTATCGCCATTATTGGAGTTTGAAGAAAAATTCTCTACACTTACAAAAGAGAAGATTATCGAAGTGGCGAATCGCTACTTCCAGCCTGATAATTCCACCACACTCATTCTCAAAAAATAG